The following are encoded in a window of Primulina eburnea isolate SZY01 chromosome 4, ASM2296580v1, whole genome shotgun sequence genomic DNA:
- the LOC140829240 gene encoding phosphatidylcholine:diacylglycerol cholinephosphotransferase 1-like, which yields MQISGNTATATITARRRLFSKGKPTNGHLPCGANPQETNNSPPIVKKRLISPPRCLFNAHFLKWSAADVRGVTRHHPVPCAFAASVLFFMFVEYTLHMVPSMAAPYDLGFAATMSLNRMLAARPALNTLLAGLNTVFVGMQTGYILWTWLIEGRTRATISTLFMFTCRGILGYVTQLPLPQEFLGSGVDFPVGNVSFFLFYSGHVAASVIASIDMKRMKRWELAYLFDTLNILQVVRLLTTRGHYTIDLAAGVGAAVLFDSLAGKYEDHSAANGAFYDSPK from the exons ATGCAGATATCCGGTAACACAGCCACCGCTACCATCACGGCTCGCCGCCGCCTGTTTTCTAAAGGAAAACCCACAAACGGCCACCTCCCCTGTGGTGCTAACCCTCAAGAGACAAATAATTCTCCCCCGATTGTAAAGAAGAGATTGATATCACCGCCGCGCTGCTTATTCAACGCGCATTTCTTGAAGTGGTCTGCGGCGGACGTACGTGGAGTGACGAGACATCATCCCGTGCCGTGCGCATTCGCCGCCTCTGTGTTGTTCTTCATGTTTGTGGAGTACACACTCCACATGGTTCCGTCAATGGCGGCGCCGTACGATTTGGGATTCGCCGCCACGATGAGCCTCAACCGGATGCTCGCCGCCCGCCCGGCTCTTAATACCCTTTTAGCTGGACTCAATACG GTTTTTGTGGGGATGCAAACGGGGTACATACTATGGACGTGGCTGATTGAAGGGCGAACGAGGGCCACAATTTCAACCCTCTTCATGTTCACATGTAGAGGAATTCTTGGATATGTCACACAGCTGCCTTTGCCTCAG GAATTCTTGGGGTCGGGGGTTGATTTCCCGGTGGGCAATGTCTCGTTTTTCCTGTTTTATTCCGGTCATGTTGCCGCATCAGTCATCGCATCTATCGACATGAAGCGGATGAAAAGATGGGAACTGGCCTATTTATTTGACACCCTTAACATTTTGCAAGTTGTGAGGCTCTTGACTACCAGAGGCCACTACACGATCGACTTGGCTGCTGGGGTTGGAGCCGCGGTATTGTTCGATTCCCTGGCGGGGAAGTATGAAGATCATAGTGCCGCAAATGGTGCCTTTTATGATTCTCCGAAGTGA
- the LOC140829242 gene encoding uncharacterized protein → MSAIVCGKRSFFEDIDSAATSPKSASPPVYKKFRCSSVTSPVRFSYSPPISPVPIDQLKALFPDMETQLIEEALENYGDDLDSAIKSLHELRLVYKGNLGSTSEEDANFHNGMSALLVVMDSRCIMCGVSISRVSMHSYRVF, encoded by the exons ATGTCTGCTATTGTTTGTGGGAAGAGATCGTTCTTCGAGGATATCGATTCTGCAGCGACATCGCCGAAATCTGCTTCGCCACCGGTTTACAAGAAGTTCCGGTGCTCCTCGGTCACATCTCCTGTTAGATTCTCTTACTCGCCTCCTATTTCTCCCGTTCCAATTGATCAGCTCAAGGCTTTGTTTCCTGATATGGAAACTCAG CTTATAGAGGAAGCCTTGGAAAATTACGGTGATGACTTAGATTCTGCTATTAAAAGCCTTCATGAGCTTCGTCTTGTATACAAGGGCAACTTGGGCTCCACATCTGAAGAAGATGCAAATTTTCATAATGGTATGTCTGCGCTGTTAGTGGTCATGGACTCACGATGTATCATGTGTGGTGTTTCAATATCTCGTGTTTCTATGCATAGTTACCGTGTATTTTAG
- the LOC140829243 gene encoding uncharacterized protein produces MMSAASIDDARTRAARVLESLEKSISARAGVEAAQNFLKENMMLKEQIEALLRENVILKRAVAIQHERQKEHDEMNQEVQQLKLLVTEYQEQLRTLEVNNYALKLHLRQAEQGNSIPGRFHPDVF; encoded by the exons ATGATGAGTGCAGCTAGCATAGATGACGCTAGAACCCGGGCAGCAAGAGTATTGGAGAGTCTGGAGAAATCTATCAGCGCTAGGGCTGGTGTTGAAGCAGCTCAAAATTTTCTTAAG GAAAATATGATGCTGAAGGAACAAATTGAGGCCCTTCTCCGAGAGAATGTCATTCTCAAACGAGCAGTAGCCATCCAGCACGAACGTCAAAAGGAGCATGATGAGATGAACCAGGAGGTGCAGCAATTGAAGCTGTTGGTGACTGAATATCAAGAGCAGCTGCGGACTCTTGAG GTGAACAACTATGCATTGAAATTGCATTTGCGCCAGGCCGAGCAGGGCAACTCAATCCCTGGGCGTTTTCATCCAGACGTATTTTAA
- the LOC140829244 gene encoding LOW QUALITY PROTEIN: zinc finger BED domain-containing protein DAYSLEEPER-like (The sequence of the model RefSeq protein was modified relative to this genomic sequence to represent the inferred CDS: deleted 1 base in 1 codon), whose amino-acid sequence MDKTIKQTDSLDSDVKSNKRSRKKSMVWDYFTVSTVNADCVRAFCNQCKKSFSYISGSKQAGTSHLKRHIALGICPVSRSSQDDDQLGPSTPSPRSIVSVNGTNRPRKRYQADSKVANIYLNEEFCSREFAKMIIRHDYPLHMCQHSGFVDFVRALHPELNMMSVNVVEEQILWAYLREKQQILDHLNGISGHISLAIDFWTSNQSLVYILLTGHFIDHDWKLQRRILNFISIPFPDSDTVFNNVVASCMADWNSEGKLLTITLDHANANKNVGGNLRRLLSIKNSLILNGQLIINSCYARILSSLAKEAIGFIKEAINKVRDSVKFVKTSEAHEERFNKLRLLLQVSSNKTLATDDLTKWNTTYDMLTAASELEQVFSCLDTIDPDYKFTPSTEEWHQVKALCKHLEVLYEAASILTSPVYPTSNIFFHKVCGIQLKLMEDYASQDFFLCHLSKQLLENFSSYWEDCYLVLAIAVVMDPRFKMQLVKFNFSRIYGVDAETWIKIVDEGLHELYLEYVVQCLPAPTFLEEGNDTLLNTETRQEDNLVSNGDDFPDFDIYISDIVAGQQHLKSELDQYLEESVLPRVQGFDVLGWWKVNRTKYPTLAKMASDVLSIPFSSVPPDSVFDTGDKKIDGHRSSLQPTTLQALVCAKDWLQYECSGSTYRIAGEDIPTEMVEPEF is encoded by the exons ATGGATAAAACTATAAAACAAACTGATTCACTCGATTCAGATGTCAAGTCTAATAAACGCAGTAGAAAGAAGTCGATGGTCTGGGATTACTTCACAGTTTCTACTGTAAATGCTGACTGTGTTAGGGCCTTCTGTAACCAGTGCAAGAAGTCGTTTTCTTACATATCAGGCTCCAAGCAAGCTGGCACAAGCCACCTGAAACGACATATTGCTTTGGGAATCTGCCCTGTTAGCCGGAGCAGTCAGGACGACGATCAATTGGGTCCTTCCACACCATCCCCCAGAAGTATAGTTTCTGTTAATGGTACCAATCGACCAAGAAAGCGTTACCAAGCTGACAGTAAAGTGGCCAATATCTATCTCAATGAGGAATTTTGCAGTCGTGAATTTGCAAAAATGATCATTCGGCATGACTACCCACTTCACATGTGCCAACATTCTGGATTTGTTGATTTTGTACGGGCTCTTCACCCTGAGCTTAATATGATGAGTGTTAATGTTGTAGAAGAGCAAATTTTGTGGGCTTACTTGAGAGAGAAGCAGCAGATTCTGGACCATCTTAACGGGATTTCAGGACATATCAGTCTTGCAATAGACTTCTGGACTTCCAATCAAAGCCTTGTTTACATACTTCTTACTGGGCACTTTATAGATCATGATTGGAAGTTGCAGAGGCGGATcttgaattttatcagtatACCCTTTCCTGATTCTGATACCGTGTTCAATAACGTGGTTGCTTCTTGTATGGCTGATTGGAATTCTGAAGGAAAGCTATTGACTATCACTCTGGATCATGCCAATGCCAATAAAAATGTCGGGGGAAATCTTAGACGCCTATTATCAATCAAGAACTCCCTTATCCTAAATGGTCAGCTAATAATCAACAGCTGCTATGCTCGTATATTGAGTAGTCTTGCAAAAGAGGCGATTGGTTTTATAAAGGAGGCCATCAACAAGGTCCGTGACAGTGTGAAATTTGTAAAAACTTCAGAAGCTCACGAAGAAAGATTTAACAAATTGAGACTACTGCTTCAAGTGTCCAGTAACAAGACCTTGGCAACCGATGACCTTACAAAATGGAACACCACCTATGACATGTTAACGGCTGCCTCTGAGCTAGAACAAGTATTTTCTTGCTTAGATACCATTGATCCAGATTACAAGTTCACTCCATCAACGGAAGAATGGCACCAGGTGAAAGCTCTCTGCAAACACTTGGAAGTTTTATACGAAGCAGCCAGTATTCTAACCTCACCTGTCTATCCGACAAGCAATATATTCTTCCATAAAGTGTGTGGAATCCAGCTTAAACTGATGGAAGATTATGCGAGTCAGGATTTCTTTCTATGCCACTTATCTAAACAGTTGCTGGAAAATTTTTCCAGTTATTGGGAGGATTGCTACCTGGTTTTGGCAATCGCTGTTGTAATGGATCCACGGTTCAAGATGCAGCTTGTAAAGTTCAACTTCTCCAGGATATACGGTGTGGATGCTGAAACTTGGATCAAGATTGTCGATGAGGGGTTGCACGAACTATACCTCGAGTACGTGGTGCAGTGCCTTCCTGCACCAACGTTTCTAGAAGAGGGAAACGACACTCTGCTAAACACAGAGACACGTCAAGAGGATAATCTCGTCTCAAATGGAGATGATTTTCCAGATTTTGACATATACATCTCTGATATTGTG GCAGGTCAACAGCATTTGAAGTCGGAATTAGATCAATATCTGGAGGAATCTGTTCTTCCTCGTGTACAAGGATTCGATGTTTTGGGTTGGTGGAAAGTGAACAGAACAAAGTACCCAACTCTTGCAAAAATGGCTTCTGATGTTTTGTCTATTCCCTTTTCTAGTGTTCCTCCAGattcagtgtttgatacagGAGATAAAAAGATTGATGGTCATCGGAGTTCACTACAGCCAACCACACTTCAGGCACTTGTCTGTGCAAAGGATTGGCTTCAATATGAGTGCTCTGGAAGTACGTATAGAATTGCAGGTGAAGATATCCCAACGGAAATGGTCGAGCctgaattttaa
- the LOC140830323 gene encoding protein FAR1-RELATED SEQUENCE 6-like — protein MRTRLGDSKRWRILEVILEHNHLLGAKDYECSKKMGSELKKNLLSNSDLEVQPDKLYRAVVIDAGGDGTTNFSQTVAKESSYRPNQLNSRKGDSQVLYNHLCRMQLTNSNFFLLMDLNDAGRLRNVIWVDAKSRAARSYIGDVIYFDNTFLSNKYEVPVTAFVGLNHQWCEEVMSP, from the coding sequence ATGAGGACGAGGTTAGGGGATTCTAAAAGATGGCGGATACTTGAAGTTATTCTCGAGCACAATCATTTATTAGGAGCAAAGGACTACGAGTGTAGCAAGAAGATGGGTagtgaattgaagaaaaatctACTGTCAAACAGTGATTTAGAAGTGCAGCCAGATAAGTTGTACCGGGCTGTTGTGATAGATGCAGGAGGTGATGGGACGACAAATTTCAGTCAAACAGTGGCTAAGGAATCATCCTATCGTCCTAATCAGTTAAACTCAAGAAAAGGCGACTCACAAGTATTGTATAATCACCTCTGCCGAATGCAGTTGACAAATTCAAACTTTTTCCTTTTGATGGATCTAAACGATGCCGGGCGGCTGAGGAACGTGATATGGGTCGATGCCAAGTCTCGTGCTGCGAGAAGTTATATTGGCGATGTGATATATTTCGACAATACATTTTTGTCAAACAAGTACGAAGTTCCCGTCACAGCATTTGTGGGCTTAAATCATCAGTGGTGTGAAGAAGTAATGTCTCCTTGA